Proteins from one Pseudomonas grandcourensis genomic window:
- a CDS encoding amino acid permease produces MSGQNPQSGELKRGLKNRHIQLIALGGAIGTGLFLGSAGVLKSAGPSMILGYAICGFIAFMIMRQLGEMIVEDPVAGSFSHFAHKYWGGFAGFLSGWNCWILYILVGMSELTAVGKYIHYWAPDIPTWVSAAAFFVLINAINLANVKVFGEAEFWFAIIKVVAIVGMIALGSYLLVSGNGGPQAAVSNLWSHGGFFPNGVTGLVMAMAFIMFSFGGLEMLGFTAAEADKPKTVIPKAINQVIYRILIFYIGALVILLSLTPWDSLLTTLNASGDSYSGSPFVQVFSMLGSNTAAHILNFVVLTAALSVYNSGTYCNSRMLLGMAEQGDAPKALAKIDKRGVPVRSILASAAVTLIAVLLNYLIPQNALELLMSLVVATLVINWAMISYSHFKFRQHMNKTKQTPLFKALWYPYGNYICLAFVVFVLGVMLLIPGIQTSVYAIPVWLVFMWVCYGIKNKRSAQRALQAAVE; encoded by the coding sequence ATGAGTGGACAAAACCCGCAATCAGGCGAGCTGAAACGCGGCCTGAAAAATCGCCATATTCAATTGATCGCCCTCGGTGGCGCGATCGGTACCGGCTTGTTCCTCGGCTCGGCCGGGGTACTGAAATCCGCCGGTCCGTCGATGATCCTCGGCTACGCCATCTGCGGCTTCATCGCCTTCATGATCATGCGCCAACTGGGCGAAATGATCGTCGAAGATCCGGTGGCCGGTTCCTTCAGCCATTTTGCGCACAAGTACTGGGGCGGCTTTGCCGGCTTCCTGTCGGGCTGGAACTGCTGGATTCTGTACATTCTGGTGGGTATGTCCGAGTTGACCGCGGTCGGCAAATATATCCACTACTGGGCGCCGGACATTCCGACCTGGGTCTCCGCAGCGGCCTTCTTCGTGCTGATCAACGCGATCAACCTGGCCAACGTCAAAGTGTTCGGCGAGGCCGAGTTCTGGTTTGCGATCATCAAGGTCGTGGCGATCGTCGGCATGATTGCTCTGGGCAGCTACCTGCTGGTCAGCGGCAATGGCGGCCCGCAAGCGGCGGTCAGCAACCTGTGGTCCCACGGTGGCTTCTTCCCGAACGGTGTCACGGGGCTGGTGATGGCCATGGCGTTCATCATGTTTTCCTTCGGTGGTCTGGAAATGCTCGGTTTCACCGCTGCCGAAGCCGACAAGCCGAAAACCGTGATCCCCAAAGCCATCAACCAGGTGATCTACCGGATCCTGATTTTCTACATCGGTGCCCTGGTCATCCTGCTGTCGTTGACGCCATGGGACAGCTTGCTGACCACCCTGAACGCCTCCGGTGATTCCTATAGCGGCAGTCCGTTCGTGCAAGTGTTCTCGATGCTGGGCAGCAACACTGCCGCGCACATCCTCAACTTCGTGGTTCTGACCGCGGCGTTGTCGGTGTACAACAGCGGCACCTACTGCAACAGCCGCATGCTGCTGGGCATGGCCGAGCAGGGCGACGCGCCGAAGGCGCTGGCGAAGATCGACAAGCGCGGCGTGCCGGTGCGTTCGATCCTGGCCTCGGCGGCCGTGACCCTGATCGCGGTGTTGTTGAACTACCTGATCCCGCAAAACGCGCTGGAACTGCTGATGTCGCTGGTAGTAGCCACCCTGGTGATCAACTGGGCGATGATCAGCTACTCGCACTTCAAGTTCCGCCAGCACATGAACAAGACCAAACAGACGCCGCTGTTCAAGGCCCTGTGGTACCCGTACGGCAACTACATCTGCCTGGCGTTCGTGGTGTTCGTCCTTGGTGTGATGCTGTTGATCCCGGGGATTCAGACATCGGTGTATGCGATTCCGGTGTGGCTGGTGTTCATGTGGGTCTGTTACGGCATCAAGAACAAGCGCAGTGCGCAGCGTGCCTTGCAGGCCGCAGTGGAGTAA
- the arfB gene encoding alternative ribosome rescue aminoacyl-tRNA hydrolase ArfB, protein MLVISNNVQLPDAEIELTAIRAQGAGGQNVNKVSSAVHLRFDIPASSLPEFYKERLLALRDSRITSDGVLIIKAQQYRTQEQNRADALLRLTELIQSATKVEKKRRPTKPTLGSKTRRLESKSKRGNIKAGRGKVDF, encoded by the coding sequence ATGCTGGTGATTTCCAACAACGTGCAACTGCCGGATGCCGAGATCGAGTTGACGGCCATTCGCGCCCAGGGCGCCGGTGGGCAGAACGTCAACAAGGTCTCCAGTGCCGTGCACTTGCGTTTCGACATTCCAGCATCGTCCTTGCCCGAGTTCTACAAGGAGCGGCTGCTGGCGCTGCGCGACAGCCGCATCACCAGCGACGGTGTGTTGATCATCAAGGCCCAGCAGTACCGTACGCAGGAGCAGAATCGCGCCGATGCGCTGTTGCGGCTGACCGAGTTGATCCAGAGTGCCACCAAGGTCGAGAAAAAGCGCCGTCCGACCAAGCCGACCCTCGGCTCGAAGACCCGTCGCCTCGAATCCAAATCCAAGCGCGGCAACATCAAGGCCGGGCGCGGCAAGGTCGATTTCTAG
- the flgH gene encoding flagellar basal body L-ring protein FlgH yields the protein MNRYVTVLALSGVTALAGCVPSTPKPNDPYYAPVLPRTPLPAAANNGSIYQAGFEQNLYGDRKAFRVGDIITITLNERTQASKNANSQIGKNSKASIGLTSLFGSTPNTNNPFGSGDLSLDASYEGDRATKGDSKAAQGNTLTGSITVTVADVLPNGIIAVRGEKWMTLNTGDELVRIAGLVRADDISTDNTVSSTRVADARITYSGTGSFADASQPGWFDRFFLSPLFPF from the coding sequence ATGAATCGCTATGTAACTGTTCTGGCACTGAGTGGGGTCACCGCGCTCGCAGGTTGCGTGCCTTCGACGCCCAAACCCAATGACCCTTACTACGCTCCGGTGTTGCCGCGAACGCCGTTGCCGGCGGCGGCGAACAATGGCTCGATCTATCAGGCCGGTTTTGAACAGAACCTCTACGGCGACCGCAAGGCGTTCCGGGTCGGTGACATCATCACCATCACCCTGAACGAAAGGACCCAGGCCAGCAAAAACGCCAACTCGCAAATTGGCAAGAACAGCAAGGCCAGCATCGGCCTGACCTCGCTGTTCGGCTCCACACCCAACACCAACAACCCGTTTGGCAGTGGTGACCTGAGCCTGGACGCCAGCTATGAAGGTGACCGCGCGACCAAGGGTGACAGCAAGGCGGCGCAGGGCAACACCCTGACCGGTTCGATCACGGTCACCGTCGCCGATGTGTTGCCCAACGGCATCATCGCGGTGCGCGGCGAGAAGTGGATGACCCTCAACACCGGCGATGAACTGGTGCGGATTGCCGGCCTTGTTCGCGCCGATGACATCTCTACCGACAACACCGTGTCGTCGACCCGTGTTGCCGATGCGCGCATCACCTACTCGGGCACCGGTTCGTTTGCCGATGCGAGTCAGCCAGGCTGGTTCGACCGTTTCTTCCTCAGCCCGCTGTTCCCTTTCTAG
- the flgG gene encoding flagellar basal-body rod protein FlgG, protein MLPALWVAKTGLSAQDTNLTTISNNLANVSTTGFKRDRAEFQDLLYQIKRQPGAQSTQDSELPSGLQLGTGVRIVGTQKNFTAGSLQTTEQPLDMAIDGRGFFQILQPDGTTSYTRDGTFHLDSNGQIVNASGFALEPAIVIPNDAQTFTVGRDGTVSITVAGNPAAQVIGNLQTADFINPAGLQAVGNNLFLETAASGAPQVGTPGLAGFGTTLQNTLETSNVSTVEEMVNMITTQRAYEMNSKVISTADQMLSFVTQNL, encoded by the coding sequence ATGCTTCCGGCTCTATGGGTTGCCAAGACAGGTCTGTCCGCCCAGGACACCAACCTGACCACCATTTCCAACAACCTGGCCAACGTGTCGACCACGGGTTTCAAACGTGATCGCGCCGAGTTCCAGGACCTGCTCTACCAGATCAAGCGTCAACCAGGCGCCCAGTCGACCCAGGACAGCGAACTGCCGTCGGGCCTGCAACTGGGTACCGGTGTGCGCATCGTCGGCACCCAGAAAAACTTCACCGCCGGCAGCCTGCAAACCACCGAGCAGCCACTGGACATGGCCATCGACGGTCGCGGTTTCTTCCAGATCCTGCAACCGGATGGCACCACGTCCTACACCCGTGACGGTACGTTCCACCTGGACTCCAACGGCCAGATCGTCAACGCCAGCGGCTTTGCCTTGGAGCCGGCCATTGTCATTCCGAACGACGCGCAGACCTTCACGGTCGGCCGCGACGGCACCGTGTCCATCACCGTCGCCGGCAACCCGGCCGCCCAGGTGATCGGTAACCTGCAAACCGCCGACTTCATCAACCCGGCCGGCCTGCAGGCCGTGGGCAACAACCTGTTCCTGGAAACCGCCGCCAGTGGTGCGCCGCAAGTCGGCACCCCGGGCCTGGCCGGTTTCGGCACCACGCTGCAGAACACCCTGGAAACGTCCAACGTCAGCACCGTTGAGGAGATGGTCAACATGATCACCACCCAGCGCGCCTACGAGATGAACTCCAAGGTGATCTCCACCGCCGACCAGATGCTCTCGTTCGTAACGCAGAATCTGTAA
- a CDS encoding amino acid aminotransferase — protein MHFDAIGRVPGDPILGLMEAYAQDPNPRKFDLGVGVYKDAQGLTPILQSVKLAEQRLVDRQSTKTYIGGHGEPAFGKAINELVLGADSKLISAQRAGATQTPGGTGALRLSADFIAQCLPGRGVWLSNPTWPIHETIFAAAKVKVSHYPYVGSDNRLDVDGMLAALNEAPKGDVVLLHACCHNPTGFDLSQDDWQRVLEVVRKRELLPLIDFAYQGFGDGLDQDAWSTRLFAAELPELLITSSCSKNFGLYRDRIGALIVCAKTADKLTDIRSQLANIARNLWSTPPDHGAAVVATILGDPELKNLWADEVEAMRLRIAQLRSGLVEALEPHGLRERFAHIGVQRGMFSYTGLSPAQVKNLRDNHSVYMVSSGRANVAGIDATRLDLLAEAIAKVCK, from the coding sequence ATGCATTTCGACGCCATCGGTCGAGTACCTGGCGACCCGATCCTCGGCCTGATGGAGGCCTACGCGCAGGACCCGAACCCGCGCAAGTTCGATTTGGGCGTGGGCGTCTACAAGGACGCCCAGGGCCTGACGCCGATTCTCCAGTCGGTGAAGCTTGCAGAGCAGCGCCTGGTGGATCGCCAGTCCACCAAGACCTACATCGGTGGTCACGGCGAACCGGCGTTCGGCAAAGCGATCAATGAGCTGGTGCTGGGTGCCGACTCGAAGCTGATCAGCGCACAACGCGCCGGCGCCACCCAGACTCCGGGCGGCACCGGGGCTTTGCGCCTGAGCGCGGACTTCATCGCCCAGTGCCTGCCTGGGCGTGGCGTGTGGTTGAGCAACCCGACCTGGCCGATCCACGAAACGATTTTCGCGGCAGCCAAGGTCAAGGTCAGCCACTACCCCTACGTGGGCAGCGACAACCGTCTCGACGTCGATGGCATGCTGGCGGCGCTCAATGAAGCGCCCAAGGGTGACGTGGTCTTGCTGCACGCCTGCTGCCACAACCCGACCGGTTTCGACCTGTCCCAGGATGACTGGCAGCGGGTGCTGGAGGTCGTACGCAAGCGCGAACTGCTGCCACTGATCGACTTCGCGTATCAAGGATTCGGCGATGGCCTGGACCAGGATGCCTGGTCGACCCGGCTGTTCGCCGCCGAGTTGCCGGAACTGCTGATCACCAGTTCCTGCTCGAAGAACTTCGGCCTGTACCGCGACCGCATCGGCGCGCTGATTGTCTGCGCGAAAACCGCCGACAAGCTCACCGACATCCGCAGCCAGCTGGCCAACATCGCCCGCAACCTGTGGTCGACGCCGCCGGATCATGGTGCGGCCGTGGTCGCAACCATCCTCGGCGACCCGGAGCTGAAAAACCTCTGGGCTGACGAAGTGGAAGCCATGCGCCTGCGTATCGCCCAATTGCGCAGCGGTCTGGTGGAGGCGCTGGAGCCTCACGGTTTGCGCGAGCGTTTTGCGCACATTGGCGTGCAACGCGGGATGTTCTCCTACACCGGCCTGTCGCCTGCGCAGGTGAAGAACCTGCGGGACAACCATAGCGTGTATATGGTCAGCTCCGGCCGGGCCAACGTCGCGGGTATTGATGCCACGCGCCTGGATCTGCTGGCCGAGGCGATCGCCAAAGTCTGCAAATAA
- a CDS encoding flagellar basal body rod protein FlgF produces the protein MDKYLYVAMTGASQNALAQKAHANNLANISTNGFQKDLEQARSMPVFGDSFPARAFAMSERPATDFSPGSLVETGRDLDVAVQGGGWIAVQTPDGGESYVRTGSLNVDALGVLRAGNGMPVMGNGGPIAVPPEQQIEVGEDGTISIRAMGEGPRVMAEVDRIKLVNPDLKNMTKGLDGSIHTKDGKPAQADANVKLVSGFLESSNVNAVEEMTSVLALSKQFELHIKMMNTAKDDDQAMARVLQIS, from the coding sequence GTGGACAAGTACCTTTATGTGGCAATGACCGGCGCCAGCCAGAATGCACTGGCGCAAAAGGCTCATGCCAACAACCTCGCGAACATCTCCACCAACGGCTTCCAGAAAGACCTGGAGCAGGCCCGTTCGATGCCGGTGTTCGGTGACAGCTTTCCGGCGCGTGCGTTTGCCATGTCCGAACGTCCGGCCACGGACTTCTCCCCTGGCTCACTGGTGGAAACCGGCCGCGACCTCGACGTTGCCGTGCAAGGCGGCGGCTGGATTGCCGTACAGACGCCCGATGGCGGTGAAAGCTACGTGCGCACCGGCAGCCTGAACGTTGACGCCCTGGGCGTGCTGCGCGCCGGCAATGGCATGCCGGTCATGGGCAATGGCGGGCCGATTGCCGTGCCGCCGGAGCAGCAGATCGAAGTCGGCGAGGACGGCACCATCAGCATCCGCGCGATGGGCGAAGGTCCCCGGGTGATGGCTGAAGTCGACCGTATCAAGCTGGTCAACCCGGACCTCAAGAACATGACCAAGGGCCTGGATGGTTCGATCCACACCAAGGACGGCAAGCCGGCGCAGGCCGATGCCAACGTCAAGCTGGTGTCCGGGTTCCTCGAGTCGAGCAACGTCAATGCCGTGGAAGAGATGACCTCGGTTCTGGCCTTGTCCAAGCAGTTCGAACTGCACATCAAGATGATGAACACCGCCAAAGACGATGACCAGGCCATGGCTCGGGTCTTGCAGATCAGCTAA
- a CDS encoding MFS transporter — protein MPENQRPLAVTLQVVSIVLFTFIGYLNIGIPLAVLPGYVHSDLGFGAVIAGLVISVQYLATLLSRPYAGKIIDNKGSKLAVMYGLAGCGLSGVFMLVSAWTQSLPILSLISLLIGRLVLGSAESLVGSGSIGWGIGRVGAANTAKVISWNGIASYGALAVGAPLGVLLVHQLGLWSMGVSIVLLAILGLLLAWPKTAAPIVAGERLPFMHVLGRVFPHGCGLALGSIGFGTIATFITLYYATQHWDNAVLCLSLFGASFIGARLLFGNLINRLGGFRVAIACLSVETLGLLLLWLAPDAHWALAGAALSGFGFSLVFPALGVEAVNLVPASSRGAAVGAYSLFIDLSLGITGPLAGAIAAGFGFASIFLFAALAALSGLMLSLYLYRQAPKQREARDAR, from the coding sequence ATGCCCGAAAACCAGCGCCCCCTGGCGGTCACGCTGCAAGTTGTTTCCATCGTCCTTTTCACCTTCATCGGCTACCTGAACATCGGCATCCCCCTGGCCGTATTGCCCGGTTACGTCCACAGCGACCTGGGCTTCGGCGCGGTGATCGCGGGTCTGGTGATCAGCGTGCAATACCTGGCCACCCTGCTCAGCCGCCCCTATGCCGGGAAGATCATCGACAACAAGGGCAGCAAGCTGGCTGTGATGTATGGCCTGGCCGGTTGCGGCTTGAGCGGTGTATTCATGCTGGTCTCGGCCTGGACCCAGAGCCTGCCGATCTTGAGCCTGATCAGCCTGTTGATCGGCCGCCTGGTGCTCGGCAGCGCCGAAAGCCTGGTGGGTTCGGGCTCGATTGGCTGGGGCATCGGCCGGGTCGGCGCGGCAAACACGGCCAAAGTCATCTCCTGGAACGGTATCGCCAGCTACGGCGCACTGGCTGTCGGCGCGCCCTTGGGCGTGTTGCTCGTCCATCAACTGGGCTTGTGGAGCATGGGGGTGAGCATTGTTTTGCTGGCCATTCTCGGCCTGCTGCTGGCCTGGCCGAAAACCGCCGCGCCGATCGTTGCCGGTGAGCGCCTGCCATTCATGCACGTACTCGGGCGGGTCTTCCCCCACGGCTGCGGCCTGGCCCTGGGCTCCATCGGTTTTGGCACCATCGCGACCTTCATCACCCTGTATTACGCCACGCAACACTGGGACAACGCGGTGCTGTGCCTGAGCCTGTTCGGCGCCAGCTTCATCGGTGCGCGCTTGCTGTTCGGCAACCTGATCAACCGCCTCGGCGGCTTTCGCGTGGCCATTGCCTGCCTGTCAGTGGAAACCCTGGGATTGCTGTTGCTGTGGCTTGCACCGGATGCCCATTGGGCACTGGCGGGCGCGGCGCTGAGCGGCTTCGGCTTCTCGCTGGTGTTTCCGGCACTGGGCGTGGAGGCGGTCAACCTGGTCCCGGCGTCCAGCCGTGGCGCAGCCGTCGGTGCCTATTCGCTGTTCATCGACTTGTCGCTGGGCATTACCGGACCATTGGCCGGTGCGATTGCGGCAGGATTTGGTTTTGCATCGATCTTCCTGTTCGCCGCCCTCGCCGCCCTCAGCGGTTTGATGCTGAGCCTTTACTTGTACCGGCAGGCACCGAAGCAGCGCGAGGCACGGGACGCCCGCTAG
- a CDS encoding sigma-54-dependent transcriptional regulator → MRIKVHCQNRIGILRDILNLLVEYGINVARGEVGGEHGNAIYLHCPNLINIQFQALRPKFEAIAGVFGVKRVGLMPSERRHMELNALLGALEFPVLSIDMGGSIVAANRAAAQLLGVRVDEVPGIPLSRYAEDFDLPELVRANKSRINGLRVKVKGDVFLADIAPLQSEHDDSEAMAGAVLTLHRADRVGERIYNVRKQELRGFDSIFQSSKVMAAVVREARRMAPLDAPLLIEGETGTGKELLARACHLASPRGQSPLMALNCAGLPESMAETELFGYGPGAFEGARAEGKLGLLELTAGGTLFLDGVGEMSPRLQVKLLRFLQDGCFRRVGSDEEVYLDVRVICATQVDLSELCARGEFRQDLYHRLNVLSLHIPPLRECLDGLTPLVEHFLDQASRQIGCPLPKLAPAAMERLSHYHWPGNVRQLENVLFQAVSLCDGGTVKAEHIRLPDYGVRQPLGDFSLEGGLDEIVGRFEKAVLERLYSEHPSSRQLGKRLGVSHTTIANKLREYEVGKDNSI, encoded by the coding sequence ATGCGTATCAAAGTCCACTGCCAGAACCGCATCGGCATACTGCGCGACATTCTCAACCTGTTGGTGGAATACGGGATCAACGTGGCCCGCGGCGAGGTGGGCGGTGAGCATGGCAATGCCATCTACCTGCATTGCCCGAACCTGATCAACATTCAGTTCCAGGCCTTGCGTCCGAAATTCGAAGCGATTGCCGGGGTCTTTGGCGTCAAGCGTGTAGGGCTGATGCCCAGCGAGCGTCGGCACATGGAGCTCAATGCACTGCTCGGTGCGCTGGAGTTTCCGGTGCTGTCGATCGACATGGGCGGCTCCATCGTCGCGGCCAACCGGGCAGCGGCGCAGTTGCTTGGGGTGCGGGTCGATGAGGTGCCGGGGATTCCTCTGTCGCGGTACGCCGAAGATTTCGATTTGCCGGAACTGGTGCGCGCCAACAAGTCGCGGATCAACGGGCTGCGGGTCAAGGTCAAGGGCGATGTGTTCCTCGCCGACATCGCGCCGCTGCAATCGGAGCATGACGACAGTGAAGCGATGGCCGGTGCGGTGCTGACATTGCATCGCGCCGACCGGGTGGGCGAGCGCATCTACAACGTGCGCAAGCAGGAGTTGCGCGGCTTCGACAGCATCTTCCAAAGCTCGAAAGTCATGGCCGCCGTGGTACGCGAAGCGCGGCGCATGGCGCCGCTGGATGCGCCGCTGTTGATCGAAGGTGAGACCGGCACCGGCAAGGAATTGCTGGCGAGGGCCTGCCATCTGGCCAGCCCGCGTGGGCAGTCGCCATTGATGGCGCTCAATTGCGCGGGTCTGCCGGAGTCCATGGCCGAAACGGAATTGTTCGGCTATGGCCCGGGTGCCTTCGAAGGGGCGCGGGCCGAAGGCAAGCTCGGGCTGCTGGAACTGACGGCGGGCGGCACGTTGTTTCTCGATGGCGTCGGGGAAATGAGCCCACGCTTACAGGTGAAGTTGCTGCGCTTTTTGCAGGACGGTTGCTTCCGCCGTGTGGGCAGTGATGAAGAGGTCTACCTCGACGTGCGAGTGATCTGCGCGACCCAGGTCGACCTGTCCGAATTGTGCGCTCGCGGCGAGTTCCGCCAGGACCTCTATCACCGCTTGAATGTGTTGTCGCTGCACATCCCGCCGTTGCGCGAATGCCTCGACGGTTTGACGCCGCTGGTGGAGCACTTCCTCGATCAGGCCAGCCGGCAGATTGGATGCCCGCTGCCCAAACTCGCCCCGGCGGCGATGGAGCGGCTCAGCCACTACCATTGGCCGGGCAACGTGCGGCAACTGGAGAACGTGCTGTTCCAGGCGGTTTCCCTGTGCGACGGCGGCACGGTCAAGGCCGAGCACATTCGCCTGCCGGATTATGGTGTGCGTCAGCCCCTTGGCGATTTTTCGCTGGAGGGTGGGTTGGACGAGATCGTCGGGCGTTTCGAGAAGGCGGTGCTCGAGCGGCTGTATTCCGAGCATCCGAGCAGTCGGCAACTGGGCAAGCGGCTCGGGGTTTCGCATACCACCATTGCCAATAAGTTGCGCGAGTATGAGGTGGGCAAGGACAACAGCATTTAA
- a CDS encoding 4a-hydroxytetrahydrobiopterin dehydratase, with amino-acid sequence MTALTQAHCEACRADAPQVSDEELPILIKQIPDWNIEVRDSIMQLEKVFLFKNFKHALAFTNAVGEISEAEGHHPGLLTEWGKVTVTWWSHSIKGLHRNDFIMAARTDEVAKDAEGRK; translated from the coding sequence ATGACCGCATTAACTCAAGCCCATTGCGAAGCCTGCCGCGCCGACGCCCCACAAGTCAGCGACGAAGAACTGCCGATCCTGATCAAGCAGATCCCGGACTGGAACATCGAAGTACGTGACAGCATCATGCAGCTGGAAAAGGTCTTCCTGTTCAAGAACTTCAAGCACGCCCTGGCGTTCACCAACGCCGTCGGTGAAATCTCCGAGGCCGAAGGCCACCACCCGGGCCTGCTGACCGAGTGGGGCAAAGTGACCGTGACCTGGTGGAGCCACTCGATCAAGGGCCTGCACCGCAACGACTTCATCATGGCCGCGCGCACTGACGAAGTGGCGAAGGACGCCGAGGGGCGCAAGTAA
- a CDS encoding flagellar basal body P-ring protein FlgI, whose translation MLNFKHLLVAALMLSAAFNAQAERLKDIASISGVRSNQLIGYGLVVGLNGTGDQTTQTPFTLQTFNNMLSQFGIKVPPGSGNVQLKNVAAVSISADLPAFAKPGQQVDITVSSIGNSKSLRGGTLLLTPLKGIDGNVYAVAQGNLVVGGFDAEGRDGSKITVNVPSAGRIPGGASVERAVPSGFNQGNSLTLNLNRSDFTTAKRVVDKINNMLGPGVAQAIDGGSIRVTAPLDPSQRVDYLSILENLEIDPGQAVAKVIINSRTGTIVIGQNVKVSPAAVTHGSLTVTITEDPIVSQPGPLSNGTTAVVPRSKVNAQQEAKPMFKFGPGTTLDEIVRAVNQVGAAPGDLMAILEALKQAGALQADLIVI comes from the coding sequence ATGTTGAACTTCAAACACCTTTTGGTGGCCGCCCTGATGTTGTCTGCAGCCTTCAACGCTCAAGCCGAGCGCCTGAAGGACATCGCCAGCATTTCCGGCGTGCGTTCCAACCAATTGATCGGCTACGGCCTGGTGGTCGGGCTTAACGGCACCGGCGACCAGACGACACAAACTCCGTTCACCCTGCAGACCTTCAACAACATGCTCTCGCAGTTCGGCATCAAGGTGCCGCCGGGTTCGGGCAACGTGCAGTTGAAGAACGTCGCGGCGGTATCGATCAGCGCCGATTTACCGGCGTTCGCAAAGCCGGGTCAGCAGGTCGACATCACCGTTTCCTCCATCGGTAACTCCAAGAGTTTGCGCGGCGGCACCTTGCTGCTGACGCCGCTCAAGGGTATCGATGGCAATGTCTATGCGGTGGCCCAGGGCAACCTGGTGGTTGGCGGTTTCGATGCGGAAGGGCGAGACGGCTCGAAGATCACCGTCAACGTTCCATCGGCTGGTCGCATCCCCGGTGGTGCGTCGGTGGAGCGTGCGGTGCCGAGCGGTTTCAACCAGGGCAACAGCCTGACGCTGAACCTCAACCGTTCCGACTTCACCACCGCCAAGCGCGTCGTCGACAAGATCAACAACATGCTCGGCCCAGGCGTGGCCCAGGCCATCGACGGCGGTTCGATTCGCGTCACCGCACCGCTCGATCCAAGCCAGCGCGTCGACTACCTGTCGATCCTGGAAAACCTCGAAATCGATCCGGGCCAGGCGGTGGCGAAAGTCATCATCAACTCCCGTACCGGGACCATCGTGATCGGCCAGAACGTCAAGGTGTCCCCGGCCGCCGTGACCCACGGCAGCCTGACCGTGACCATTACCGAAGACCCGATCGTCAGCCAGCCCGGCCCTCTGTCCAATGGCACGACGGCGGTGGTGCCGCGTTCGAAGGTCAACGCCCAGCAGGAAGCCAAGCCGATGTTCAAGTTCGGCCCGGGCACCACCCTCGACGAGATCGTGCGGGCGGTGAACCAGGTCGGCGCGGCACCGGGTGACTTGATGGCGATCCTCGAAGCGCTGAAGCAGGCCGGCGCCCTGCAAGCCGATCTGATCGTGATCTGA
- the phhA gene encoding phenylalanine 4-monooxygenase, translating to MKQTQYVAREPDAQGFIDYPAEEHAVWNTLITRQLKVIEGRACQEYLDGIEKLGLPHDRIPQLGEINKVLGETTGWQVARVPALIPFQTFFELLASKQFPVATFIRTREELDYLQEPDIFHEIFGHCPLLTNPWFAEFTHTYGKLGLKATKEERVYLARLYWMTIEFGLVDTPQGQRIYGGGILSSPKETVYCLSDEPEHQAFDPLECMRTPYRIDILQPLYFALPNLKRLFDLAHEDIMGMVKQAMQMGLHAPKFPPKPKAA from the coding sequence ATGAAGCAGACGCAATACGTGGCTCGCGAGCCCGATGCGCAAGGTTTTATCGACTACCCCGCCGAAGAACACGCGGTGTGGAACACGCTGATCACTCGCCAACTGAAAGTGATCGAAGGGCGTGCGTGCCAGGAGTACCTGGACGGTATCGAAAAACTCGGTCTGCCCCACGACCGCATTCCTCAACTCGGCGAAATCAACAAGGTCCTCGGTGAAACCACCGGCTGGCAGGTTGCCCGGGTTCCCGCACTGATTCCCTTCCAGACCTTTTTCGAATTGCTCGCCAGCAAGCAGTTTCCGGTGGCGACCTTTATTCGTACCCGCGAAGAACTGGACTACTTGCAAGAGCCGGACATTTTCCACGAGATCTTCGGTCACTGCCCGCTGCTGACCAACCCGTGGTTCGCCGAATTCACCCACACCTACGGCAAACTCGGCCTCAAGGCGACCAAGGAAGAACGCGTGTACCTGGCGCGCCTATACTGGATGACCATCGAGTTCGGCCTGGTCGACACCCCGCAAGGCCAGCGCATCTATGGCGGCGGCATTCTGTCCTCGCCGAAAGAGACCGTGTATTGCCTGTCGGACGAGCCTGAGCATCAGGCGTTCGATCCGCTGGAATGCATGCGCACGCCGTACCGCATCGACATCTTGCAGCCACTGTACTTCGCGTTGCCAAATCTCAAGCGTCTGTTCGACCTCGCTCACGAAGACATCATGGGCATGGTCAAGCAAGCGATGCAGATGGGTCTGCACGCACCGAAATTTCCGCCAAAACCAAAAGCCGCGTGA